DNA from Nitrospira sp.:
ATGTCATCGCGGTGTCCCCACCATTCGACTAGGTCCTTCTGCTGCCAGGACAACAGTTGTCCTTCGGAGATAGCATGAGGATTGGCCGGGTCAGTTCTGCCGACAAGGACGAATCTGGCGGTACTCCCTTGTTCTTTGAGCAGCGTGGCAGCTCGGACAAACTCTCCAACCCCCTTATCCCAAAGCATTCGACAGGCAAGCAGAATGAGCGGTGCTCCGTCTGTCTCGGGTTGAGGCGTAAACGCGGCGGTATCCACCCCTACCCCACGGATGACCATTGTTTGATCTCGCCCGATGATCTTCTCACGAATCAATCGTTCGCGATCATGACCGGTTTGCAACACGACGCGAGAATGCGGAAGCGCGAGTGCGGTACGAAGCCCGATCCGCAAACCAATACGAAGAACCCGACATTGCATGCCGCCTGACGTGAAAACGCAGCCAAGACCACCGAAAGCATTGACCACGGCCCGAATTCCTGCCAAACGTGCAGCCCAAGAGCCGTAGAGAACCGGCTTCATCGCGACATGATGGACGATATCAGGTCGCTCTCGCCGGTAGAGCTGTGTGAGCTTGACCACTGCGGATAACTCTCGCAAGGGGTTCCGGCTTCCCTTTACGAAGGGAATGGGCAAGTACTTGAATCCTGCTTGGTTGATCCACTTTCCATCATCGTCTGCAAGAGTTGAGACGAGAACCTCCATCCCTGCGTCTCGCGCTTCCTTCGCGAGATCAAACCGATGTGAGCGGAAATACCAATCGTCGGTAATTAATAAGAGGAGACGTGGCCTTGACGTCTCGGATATCTTCCTCAAGAAAGTGCCGGGCTTGTCCTGAAGATTCTCTCTCAGTGGGGCCTGGAGCGCAGGGATCATGATGGTCCTTTCCCCGAAGATGCACCTCCCCTGCTGATGCACAAGCATGAAGAGGGGTAAGTCCTGTATCGAATAGGAACCTGTTCAATGAGGGTCGGAGATCAGGATGATCGGCGTGACA
Protein-coding regions in this window:
- a CDS encoding glycosyltransferase family 4 protein, giving the protein MIPALQAPLRENLQDKPGTFLRKISETSRPRLLLLITDDWYFRSHRFDLAKEARDAGMEVLVSTLADDDGKWINQAGFKYLPIPFVKGSRNPLRELSAVVKLTQLYRRERPDIVHHVAMKPVLYGSWAARLAGIRAVVNAFGGLGCVFTSGGMQCRVLRIGLRIGLRTALALPHSRVVLQTGHDRERLIREKIIGRDQTMVIRGVGVDTAAFTPQPETDGAPLILLACRMLWDKGVGEFVRAATLLKEQGSTARFVLVGRTDPANPHAISEGQLLSWQQKDLVEWWGHRDDMPQVLAAAWIVVLPTFYGEGVPKILLEACACARPIITTALPGCTEVVRNGENGLLIPEKDPEALAKAISVLSESSTLRARMGARGREIVVSEFSAQRMARQTLAVYEELLKKSEDAC